One genomic window of Polaromonas sp. SP1 includes the following:
- a CDS encoding tripartite tricarboxylate transporter substrate binding protein, with protein MKRKHMISLAAALAAAFAVAFAGPALAQSYPTKPIRMIVPFPAGGATDILARALSQKLGEKIGQTVVVDNRPGAGGTIGADAASKSPADGYTLLLATSSTHSIGPAINPKIPYNAETDFTPIAYVASSPNVVLVPNSSPSKTMREFIDYARKNPGRLNYASSGNGTIVHLTSEYFKAQSETFILHIPYRGTALAMPDLISGKIDVLFDSFVTGMPHVKDGKLRALAVTTLKRTALAPDMPTVSEVLPGFESVTWFGVYGPKGMPQDLVGKVNQAINAALADADVKDRFARLGAEPTGGTPPAFAAMVKADTAKWKKIIAERKITTD; from the coding sequence TCTCTGGCCGCAGCTTTGGCTGCCGCTTTTGCCGTGGCGTTTGCCGGGCCTGCCCTGGCCCAAAGCTACCCCACCAAACCCATCCGCATGATCGTGCCCTTCCCGGCGGGCGGCGCGACCGATATCCTGGCGCGCGCCCTGTCGCAAAAGCTCGGTGAAAAAATCGGGCAGACGGTGGTGGTCGACAACCGCCCGGGCGCGGGCGGCACCATAGGCGCCGATGCGGCTTCCAAGTCGCCGGCGGACGGCTACACGCTGCTGCTGGCCACGTCCAGCACACACAGCATCGGGCCGGCCATCAACCCGAAAATCCCGTACAACGCCGAGACCGACTTCACGCCGATTGCCTACGTGGCAAGCTCGCCCAACGTCGTGCTGGTGCCCAACTCGTCGCCGTCCAAAACGATGCGTGAGTTCATCGACTATGCGCGCAAGAACCCGGGCCGCCTGAACTACGCGTCCAGCGGCAACGGCACCATCGTCCACCTGACGAGCGAGTACTTCAAGGCGCAATCGGAGACCTTCATCCTGCACATCCCTTACCGCGGCACCGCGCTGGCCATGCCGGATCTGATCAGCGGCAAGATCGATGTGCTGTTTGACTCCTTTGTCACCGGCATGCCGCATGTGAAAGACGGCAAGCTGCGCGCGCTGGCCGTCACCACCCTCAAACGCACGGCGCTGGCGCCGGACATGCCGACGGTGTCCGAAGTCCTGCCTGGGTTCGAGTCTGTCACCTGGTTTGGCGTGTACGGTCCCAAAGGCATGCCGCAAGACCTGGTGGGCAAGGTCAACCAGGCGATCAACGCCGCGCTGGCCGATGCCGATGTGAAAGACCGCTTCGCCCGGCTGGGCGCAGAGCCCACGGGCGGCACGCCGCCGGCCTTTGCCGCCATGGTCAAGGCCGATACCGCCAAGTGGAAAAAAATCATCGCCGAGCGGAAAATCACGACGGATTGA
- a CDS encoding gamma-glutamyltransferase family protein, translating into MNFNYSNPYTSTRLPLFARNVVSTSHPLGAQAGLRMMLKGGNAVDAAIAAAAAMTIVEPVSNGLGSDAFCILWDGKELHGLNASGRAPQSWTPDYFSRKYGADAQTPPKRGIDSVTVPGAVASWVAMSKRFGKLPFADLMEPAIEIAERGYLLPPVVQQKWAAATAELQSLPGFANSFLPWGRAPNVGELFQFKAAAKALRAIAETKGDAYYGGAIAQAIEKFSAQNGGSITAKDFASYQPEWVKPIAKDYRGYTLHEIPPNGQGIAALIALGILDKFDVAGLPVDGVDSQHLQIEAMKLAFADIYKYVAEPSSMEVTAEQMLDDAYLASRAKLIDMKKAQDFGAGNPVKGGTIYLTAADEDGMMVSFIQSNYMGFGSGCVEPEFGISLQNRGHGFSLQPGANQVAPGKRPFHTIIPAFLTKDGQPVMSYGVMGANMQPQGHMQTLVRMLDYGQSPQVACDAPRWRYNAGLEINVEAAMDQGTVQGLADRGHRMEVINDSYQDFGAGQFIWRAGNPKTEGYVAASDARRDGQAVGF; encoded by the coding sequence ATGAACTTCAATTACAGCAACCCCTACACCTCCACCCGCCTGCCGCTGTTTGCCCGCAATGTGGTGTCCACCTCGCACCCGCTGGGCGCACAGGCCGGCCTGCGCATGATGCTCAAGGGCGGCAACGCAGTCGACGCAGCGATTGCCGCCGCCGCGGCCATGACCATCGTCGAGCCCGTCAGCAACGGTTTGGGCAGTGATGCTTTCTGTATCCTGTGGGACGGCAAAGAGTTGCACGGCCTCAATGCATCAGGCCGCGCGCCGCAAAGCTGGACGCCCGACTACTTCAGCCGCAAATACGGCGCCGATGCACAGACACCGCCCAAGCGCGGCATTGATTCCGTTACCGTGCCCGGCGCGGTGGCCAGCTGGGTGGCCATGAGCAAGCGCTTCGGCAAGCTGCCCTTTGCCGACCTGATGGAGCCGGCGATTGAAATTGCCGAGCGCGGCTATTTGCTGCCGCCGGTGGTGCAGCAGAAGTGGGCGGCCGCGACGGCCGAACTGCAATCGCTGCCGGGCTTTGCGAACTCTTTCCTGCCCTGGGGCCGTGCGCCCAATGTGGGTGAACTGTTCCAGTTCAAGGCGGCGGCCAAGGCGCTGCGGGCCATCGCCGAAACCAAAGGCGACGCGTATTACGGCGGCGCCATCGCCCAAGCCATCGAAAAGTTCTCTGCGCAAAACGGCGGCAGCATCACTGCCAAAGACTTTGCCAGCTACCAGCCCGAATGGGTCAAGCCCATCGCCAAGGACTACCGGGGCTACACCCTGCACGAGATCCCGCCCAACGGGCAGGGCATTGCCGCGCTGATCGCGCTGGGCATCCTGGATAAATTCGACGTGGCCGGCCTGCCCGTTGACGGTGTGGATTCGCAGCACCTGCAGATCGAAGCCATGAAGCTTGCCTTTGCCGACATTTACAAATACGTGGCCGAGCCCTCGTCAATGGAGGTGACGGCCGAACAAATGCTCGATGACGCCTACCTCGCATCCCGTGCCAAACTCATAGACATGAAAAAGGCACAGGACTTTGGCGCGGGCAATCCCGTCAAGGGCGGCACCATCTACCTCACGGCGGCCGACGAAGACGGCATGATGGTGAGCTTCATCCAGAGCAACTACATGGGCTTCGGCTCGGGTTGCGTCGAGCCCGAATTCGGCATCAGCCTGCAAAACCGCGGCCACGGCTTCAGCCTGCAGCCGGGCGCCAACCAGGTCGCGCCGGGCAAGCGGCCTTTTCACACCATCATCCCGGCCTTCCTCACCAAAGACGGCCAGCCGGTGATGAGCTACGGCGTGATGGGCGCCAACATGCAGCCGCAGGGCCACATGCAGACGCTGGTGCGCATGCTGGACTACGGGCAGAGCCCGCAGGTGGCGTGCGACGCGCCGCGCTGGCGCTACAACGCCGGCCTTGAGATCAACGTCGAAGCCGCGATGGACCAAGGCACCGTACAAGGGCTGGCAGATCGCGGCCACCGCATGGAAGTCATCAACGACTCCTACCAGGACTTCGGCGCCGGCCAGTTCATCTGGCGCGCCGGCAACCCCAAGACCGAAGGCTACGTGGCCGCCAGCGATGCGCGGCGCGACGGCCAGGCCGTGGGTTTTTAA
- a CDS encoding DMT family transporter has product MASGLLLATFGAIAFSGKAIIVKLAYRYGVDAVTLIMYRMLFALPIFALMAWWASRGKPPLTRKDWLGVLWLGFTGYYLASFLDFAGLAFISASLERLILYLNPTLVLLLGLVMYKRRVSAPQIIGMAISYCGVVLVFGHEITLQGADAAWGALLVFLSAVSYALYLVYSGEMVRRLGSLRLVGLATSVACLLCLLQFVLLRPMSAAAVAPEVIWLSLLNATLCTAVPVLMVMMAIERIGAGMAAQTGMVGPMSTILMGVLILGEPFTAWVAAGTVLVIAGIFVFTRGR; this is encoded by the coding sequence ATAGCGTCCGGCCTGTTGCTCGCCACCTTCGGCGCGATTGCCTTCAGCGGCAAGGCGATCATCGTGAAGCTGGCCTACCGCTACGGCGTCGATGCCGTCACGCTGATCATGTACCGCATGCTGTTTGCGCTGCCCATCTTTGCGCTGATGGCCTGGTGGGCCAGCCGCGGCAAGCCGCCGCTCACGCGCAAGGATTGGCTGGGCGTGCTGTGGCTGGGTTTTACCGGTTATTACCTGGCCAGCTTCCTGGACTTCGCGGGCCTGGCCTTTATCAGCGCGTCGCTGGAGCGGCTGATTCTTTACCTCAACCCCACGCTGGTGCTGCTGCTGGGCCTGGTGATGTACAAGCGCCGCGTCAGCGCGCCGCAAATCATCGGCATGGCCATCAGTTATTGCGGCGTGGTGCTGGTGTTCGGCCATGAGATCACATTGCAGGGGGCAGACGCCGCCTGGGGCGCGCTGCTGGTGTTCCTCAGCGCCGTCAGCTATGCGCTTTACCTGGTCTACAGCGGCGAGATGGTCCGGCGGCTGGGATCGCTGCGCCTGGTGGGCCTGGCGACCTCCGTGGCCTGCCTGCTGTGCCTGCTGCAGTTTGTCTTGCTGCGGCCCATGAGCGCCGCCGCCGTCGCGCCTGAAGTGATCTGGCTGTCGCTGCTCAATGCCACGCTGTGCACCGCAGTGCCGGTGCTCATGGTGATGATGGCCATCGAACGCATAGGCGCCGGCATGGCCGCGCAAACCGGCATGGTGGGCCCGATGTCGACCATCCTGATGGGGGTGCTGATTCTGGGGGAGCCGTTCACGGCCTGGGTGGCGGCCGGGACGGTGCTGGTGATTGCTGGGATTTTTGTGTTTACCCGTGGCAGATAA
- a CDS encoding M48 family metalloprotease: MNFPHLFKLQQPARHAACALALMAGLSPLATQAQDPGKALGGLFQSLIKPNQPAQPAQQPNSPAGLAGALLGASLAPQGAQAAKGGDLFQLLSQSLDQIDEPREIQIGQQLAAVLLGSKPLYPDVAMQRYINQLGRWISLQSSRPDLPWTFAILDDPGFNAFATPGGYVFVTKGLMDRVTDEAELAGILAHEITHVTAKHHLIAMNKAARAGLLTQVISSQLKNDLGGLVSSQLLALGKNMYTKGLDQQDEFDADRTGVALAARAGFDPYGLVAVLQQLRTAAPDDALFALSLSTHPPAQTRLNQLELAMGNRLDAYAVQPSVTVAQRMSSANRRPTAQAPGRTPAKK, encoded by the coding sequence ATGAATTTTCCACACCTCTTCAAGCTGCAGCAGCCGGCGCGCCACGCGGCTTGCGCCCTCGCCCTGATGGCCGGCCTGAGCCCGCTCGCCACCCAGGCCCAGGACCCCGGCAAGGCGCTGGGCGGCCTGTTCCAGTCGCTGATCAAACCCAACCAGCCCGCACAACCCGCGCAGCAGCCCAATTCACCGGCCGGCCTGGCCGGCGCGCTGCTGGGCGCCAGCCTCGCGCCGCAGGGCGCGCAGGCGGCCAAAGGCGGCGACCTGTTCCAGCTGCTCTCGCAGTCGCTGGACCAGATCGACGAGCCGCGTGAAATCCAGATCGGCCAGCAACTGGCCGCCGTGCTGCTGGGCAGCAAGCCGCTCTACCCCGACGTGGCCATGCAGCGCTACATCAACCAGCTGGGCCGCTGGATCAGCCTGCAATCGTCGCGCCCCGACCTGCCCTGGACATTCGCCATCCTCGACGACCCCGGCTTCAATGCCTTCGCCACACCGGGCGGTTATGTCTTTGTCACCAAGGGCCTGATGGACCGCGTGACCGACGAGGCCGAACTGGCCGGCATCCTGGCCCATGAAATCACCCACGTCACGGCCAAGCACCACCTGATCGCCATGAACAAGGCGGCACGGGCAGGCCTTTTGACGCAAGTGATCAGCTCGCAGCTGAAGAACGACCTGGGCGGCCTGGTGTCGTCGCAACTGCTGGCGCTGGGCAAAAACATGTACACCAAGGGCCTGGACCAGCAGGACGAGTTTGACGCCGACCGCACCGGCGTGGCGCTGGCGGCACGCGCGGGTTTTGACCCGTATGGCCTGGTCGCCGTGCTGCAGCAGCTGCGCACCGCAGCGCCGGATGACGCCTTGTTTGCCCTGTCGCTCAGCACCCACCCGCCGGCACAGACGCGCTTGAACCAGCTCGAGCTGGCGATGGGCAACCGGCTGGATGCCTATGCGGTGCAGCCGTCCGTGACGGTGGCGCAGCGCATGAGCAGCGCGAACCGCCGGCCGACGGCGCAGGCGCCTGGGCGTACGCCAGCCAAGAAGTAG
- a CDS encoding SH3 domain-containing protein yields the protein MVIAAVLASSPLAQAQPQGEAALIKREAQLRDAPGDASRSLAPLPVQTPVTRLGDRQGAWIKVRTADGATGWVHMFDITSASAQSGGSGAGALRSLSSFFNKGSAQAPGSTVATSTVGIRGLGAEDLANALPNLAAVAQADGNRMNAAQARQFAGSASLNSRQVEPLPVPAAPAAAPSAAPDQYTR from the coding sequence ATGGTTATCGCTGCCGTACTGGCGTCCAGCCCCCTGGCACAGGCCCAGCCCCAGGGCGAGGCCGCATTGATCAAACGCGAGGCGCAGTTGCGCGATGCCCCGGGCGATGCCTCCCGCAGCCTGGCGCCGCTGCCGGTGCAAACGCCGGTGACGCGGCTGGGCGATCGCCAGGGCGCGTGGATCAAGGTCCGCACGGCCGACGGCGCCACCGGCTGGGTGCACATGTTTGACATCACCTCGGCCAGCGCGCAGAGCGGCGGCTCGGGCGCCGGCGCGCTGCGCAGCCTCTCGAGCTTTTTCAACAAGGGCAGCGCACAGGCGCCCGGCAGCACGGTGGCCACCTCCACCGTCGGTATTCGCGGCCTGGGCGCTGAAGACCTTGCCAACGCCCTGCCCAACCTGGCGGCGGTGGCGCAGGCCGACGGCAACCGCATGAATGCCGCGCAGGCCCGGCAGTTCGCGGGCAGTGCCTCGCTGAACAGCCGGCAGGTCGAGCCCCTGCCGGTGCCCGCGGCGCCGGCCGCTGCCCCCAGCGCCGCACCGGACCAATACACCCGCTAA
- a CDS encoding SDR family oxidoreductase, producing the protein MDLGIAGKWALVCGASKGLGLGCAEALVREGVHVLIVARGAEVLQAAAAKLQADPARPASASVQFVAADITTAEGRAAVFAVRKDFDIVVTNAGGPPPGDFRDWDRDAWIKAVDANMLTPIELIKATVDGMAARGFGRIVNITSSAVKSPIDILGLSNGARSGLTGFVAGVARSKLAAQGVTINNLLPGAFDTDRLRGTMSGAAQKTGQPIETIMDARRKNIPAQRFGTSAEFGAICAFLCSQHAGYMTGQNVLADGGAYPGTY; encoded by the coding sequence ATGGATTTGGGTATTGCAGGCAAATGGGCGCTGGTGTGCGGTGCGAGCAAGGGTTTGGGCCTGGGCTGCGCCGAGGCGCTGGTGCGTGAAGGCGTCCATGTGCTCATCGTGGCGCGCGGCGCCGAGGTGTTGCAGGCGGCCGCCGCCAAACTGCAGGCCGACCCGGCCCGGCCCGCGAGTGCGAGCGTCCAGTTCGTCGCCGCAGACATTACCACCGCGGAAGGCCGCGCTGCGGTATTCGCGGTGCGCAAGGACTTCGACATCGTGGTGACCAACGCCGGCGGCCCGCCGCCGGGCGACTTCCGCGATTGGGACCGCGACGCCTGGATCAAGGCGGTTGACGCCAACATGCTGACCCCGATCGAGCTCATCAAGGCGACCGTCGACGGCATGGCAGCACGCGGCTTCGGGCGCATCGTCAACATCACGTCCAGCGCCGTCAAGTCGCCCATCGACATCCTGGGCCTGTCCAACGGCGCGCGCAGCGGCCTCACCGGTTTTGTGGCGGGCGTGGCGCGCAGCAAGCTGGCGGCGCAGGGCGTCACCATCAACAACCTGCTGCCCGGCGCCTTCGACACCGACCGCCTGCGCGGCACCATGAGCGGCGCGGCGCAAAAAACCGGCCAACCGATTGAAACCATCATGGACGCACGCCGCAAGAACATCCCGGCCCAGCGCTTCGGCACCTCCGCAGAGTTCGGCGCCATCTGCGCTTTCCTGTGCAGCCAGCATGCCGGCTACATGACGGGGCAGAACGTGCTGGCCGACGGCGGGGCCTACCCGGGCACCTACTGA